One Elgaria multicarinata webbii isolate HBS135686 ecotype San Diego chromosome 6, rElgMul1.1.pri, whole genome shotgun sequence DNA segment encodes these proteins:
- the DMRTA1 gene encoding doublesex- and mab-3-related transcription factor A1, whose amino-acid sequence MATGSSPLLQPPGLAASPRAPPSPAPPGVPMPSSFLRPPSLFMRAAAAAAAAAAAAAASTPPGSSAGRFSPAAAGLERGVCYPRTPKCARCRNHGVVSALKGHKRFCRWRDCACAKCALIAERQRVMAAQVALRRQQAQEESEARGSPRQPPPPQPRPSGETALNLAAGGARAGGEAACKSYRPEFQHRRREEKIQKYDFYCNEPGSSAVHLHTTSVRSAPEAVGDHREKPSGIKILGKEMTVQSSGPDESLEGTDSSASLSSSDMESGNESECPKDLISGTGVPPPGASRRRDPLDILTKVFPNLKQSRLERVLQLCRGDIVQAIEQILNVSEHKQEFGELPISSLPECSAFQRSSNFSLLGVDVGTLGNKSAFSPLQTNPASFGSEVNFYGLSPRLGIRPLRVAYSPPGRVLPGLMSPYLRTGLFPALPFHPTIDYSSGVIKDTSYFPNKDMVVSSKIYSRLNEESK is encoded by the exons ATGGCGACGGGTAGCTCGCCTCTTCTGCAACCGCCGGGCTTGGCGGCTTCGCCCAGAGCGCCCCCTTCGCCGGCGCCCCCGGGGGTTCCTATGCCGTCCTCCTTCCTCCGCCCGCCCAGCCTTTTCAtgcgcgctgccgccgccgccgccgctgccgccgccgccgcggccgccTCGACCCCACCAGGAAGCAGCGCGGGCCGCTTCTCGCCAGCGGCGGCGGGGTTGGAGCGCGGCGTGTGCTACCCGCGCACGCCGAAGTGCGCCCGCTGCCGCAACCACGGCGTGGTGTCGGCGCTGAAGGGCCACAAGCGCTTTTGCCGCTGGCGGGACTGTGCGTGCGCCAAGTGCGCCCTCATTGCCGAGCGCCAGCGCGTCATGGCCGCCCAGGTGGCGCTGCGCAGGCAGCAGGCGCAGGAGGAGAGCGAGGCCCGGGGCAGCCCccggcagccgccgccgccgcagccaaGACCCAGCGGAGAAACGGCGCTGAACCTGGCAGCGGGCGGCGCCAGGGCAGGAGGCGAAGCGGCCTGTAAGAGCTACCGCCCGGAATTCCAGCACAGGCGAAGAG AAGAGAAGATTCAGAAGTATGACTTCTACTGCAACGAACCAGGCAGTTCTGCAGTCCATTTACATACAACCTCTGTGAGGTCTGCTCCAGAAGCTGTTGGGGACCATAGAGAGAAGCCATCTGGCATAAAGATTTTAGGTAAAGAGATGACTGTTCAGTCTTCAGGTCCTGATGAGTCTTTAGAAGGAACTGACAGTTCTGCATCTCTGTCTTCATCAGACATGGAATCAGGAAACGAAAGTGAATGTCCCAAGGACTTGATCTCCGGTACTGGTGTTCCTCCTCCTGGTGCTTCCAGGCGCAGAGATCCACTCGATATCCTTACCAAGGTCTTCCCAAATCTCAAACAGAGTAGATTAGAGAGGGTTCTGCAGCTCTGCAGAGGAGATATAGTCCAGGCTATAGAGCAGATATTGAACGTGAGTGAACACAAGCAAGAATTCGGAGAGCTTCCAATCTCATCCTTGCCAGAATGCAGTGCCTTCCAGCGATCTTCTAATTTTAGCCTCCTAGGCGTGGATGTTGGAACACTTGGCAATAAATCAGCATTTTCCCCTCTTCAAACCAACCCAGCTTCTTTTGGAAGTGAGGTGAATTTTTATGGTCTAAGCCCAAGACTGGGAATCAGACCGCTGAGAGTGGCATATTCCCCTCCAGGGAGAGTCTTACCTGGACTGATGTCTCCCTACTTAAGGACGGGGCTGTTTCCTGCTTTGCCTTTTCACCCAACTATTGACTATTCTTCAGGAGTGATCAAAGATACATCTTATTTCCCCAATAAAGACATGGTTGTCAGTAGCAAGATTTACAGTAGGTTAAATGAAGAAAGCAAATAG